The following proteins come from a genomic window of Dermacentor albipictus isolate Rhodes 1998 colony chromosome 8, USDA_Dalb.pri_finalv2, whole genome shotgun sequence:
- the LOC135913478 gene encoding uncharacterized protein → MEEPVDGETSNPSDCHPGEWKTVLHAYRNRTTDSNSPPKHPVSATVQPKPSASNAGAPPDAASGNKRSAFKETPQLLRMTRVVVHRSKQLAALPAGTIRVVFRPRGGLSLEKIPAPSILQALHSTLSCSVIGELHIRIHPTNNTFTVATVAEATALALVKIQQITLDGLQYPVAAYIAAPPAAVKGVISRAYWNETPEQILTDLQYRNPDANIIAARRMGKTTSILITFASGPVPHTIKYMCVVHRCTKYQGSPDACTNCRKPGHRYDVCPLPKAGLCPRCGEKHTPQETPCTPSCILCGGSHLTGTGSCKARTPPPRRQTASKPKQPVPTPKDFPPLVSHQDRQRAWTKPTSTPQTSQREEEIALLREEGQPAIGTWEEWEALLASQDPDAQLRCVNRGASAMALRGLDTCA, encoded by the exons ATGGAGGAGCCCGTGGATGGAGAGACCTCGAACCCGTCGGACTGCCACCCTGGTGAGTGGAAAACTGTGCTCCATGCATACCGTAATCGGACCACGGATTCGAATTCGCCCCCAAAACACCCGGTATCGGCCACCGTTCAACCTAAACCAAGCGCCAGCAACGCCGGCGCGCCACCGGACGCTGCATCTGGGAACAAACGAAGCGCGTTCAAGGAGACGCCACAGCTCCTACGCATGACGCGCGTCGTCGTCCATAGAAGCAAGCAACTCGCCGCACTGCCGGCGGGTACCATCAGAGTAGTCTTTCGCCCGCGAGGCGGCCTCTCCCTGGAGAAGATCCCGGCTCCCAGTATCCTGCAGGCACTTCACTCGACCCTCAGCTGCTCCGTGATAGGCGAGTTGCACATAAGGATCCATCCAACTAACAACACCTTTACAGTGGCGACGGTAGCGGAGGCAACAGCTCTCGCTTTGGTCAAAATCCAGCAAATTACCTTAGATGGACTACAATACCCGGTAGCCGCGTACATCGCGGCCCCTCCAgcggcagtcaagggcgtcatttCCCGGGCCTACTGGAACGAGACACCAGAACAAATCCTAACTGACTTACAATACAGAAACCCGGACGCTAACATTATAGCGGCCCGACGCATGGGTAAAACAACGTCCATCTTAATAACTTTTGCCTCAGGTCCCGTGCCTCACACAATTAAATATATGTGTGTGGTACACCGCTGCACCAAATACCAGGGAAGCCCCGATGCCTGCACAAACTGCAGGAAGCCTGGACACAGGTACGACGTGTGCCCTCTCCCGAAGGCTGGACTGTGCCCGCGGTGTGGCGAGAAGCACACCCCTCAAGAGACCCCATGCACGCCAAGCTGCATTCTTTGTGGTGGTTCCCACCTTACCGGTACCGGCTCGTGCAAAGCCAGGACCCCTCCACCTCGTAGACAGACCGCGTCGAAACCCAAGCAACCAGTGCCCACGCCAAAGGACTTTCCACCGCTAGTGTCTCATCAAGATCGCCAGCGAGCCTGGACCAAGCCCACCAGTACACCCCAAACCTCACAGCGGGAGGAAGAGATAGCTCTCCTGCGGGAAGAG ggacagcccgccatcgGTACATGGGAGGAATGGGAGGCCCTCCTTGCGTCGCAGGACCCGGACGCGCAACTTCGCTGTGTGAACCGGGGTGCCAGTGCCATGGCCCTACGTGGCCTGGACACATGCGCGTAA